In Cyprinus carpio isolate SPL01 chromosome B16, ASM1834038v1, whole genome shotgun sequence, the following are encoded in one genomic region:
- the LOC109076110 gene encoding fasciculation and elongation protein zeta-2-like isoform X1 — translation MAEPSARGDDGDWQDFNEFKSGTGRNIHMERVRVNAEEMSLLLDGVSFPEHAFETSPYTEDMITHFEEKLQLCFQNLNPKPDAINPVTPINEDTTLRCDEIWKALTDNYGSVMPVDWSQSKARSLHLSALSIEDRPRMESVNLDLSDDEDLREQMDTHSIIVSCISEEPLLTAEQVIEELEELMQDSPELESERMAPHSELSLVSQRSHSSQMDEEREYVPLEVRCRAVEACLRCALCAGARLMSALELNDELEDVETAIRRYSEELIQQLAIRDELEFEKEVKNSFISVLTDVQNRQKLHREMLRKKRKVKNASGSERLPSSRFSMEGISSAIQNGFRHTFGSVGGEKQYVTTVIPYERKDGPPSLQDLQIFTKILEAMRDESDKVPSLLTDYILKVLCPT, via the exons ATGGCGGAGCCTTCGGCTCGAGGAGATGATGGCGATTGGCAGGATTTTAACGAATTCAAGAGTGGAACGGGACGGAATATTCACATGGAGCGGGTTCGTGTGAACGCTGAAGAGATGTCGCTGCTGCTGGATGGGGTTTCTTTCCCAGAGCACGCGTTTGAGACCAGCCCTTACACGGAGGACATGATCACACACTTCGAGGAGAAGTTACAGTTATGCTTCCAAAACCTAAACCCTAAACCAGACGCGATAAATCCAGTGACGCCGATAAATGAGGATACGACCCTGAGATGCGATGA GATCTGGAAGGCTCTCACAGATAACTACGGCAGTGTCATGCCTGTGGACTGGAGTCAGTCTAAAGCTCGCTCGCTTCACCTCTCAGCGCTGAGCATTGAGGACAGACCG CGGATGGAGAGTGTGAACCTGGACCTGTCTGATGATGAGGACCTGAGGGAGCAGATGGACACGCACTCCATCATCGTGTCCTGCATCAGCGAGGAACCGCTGCTCACTGCTGAACAG GTGATTGAGGAGCTCGAGGAGCTCATGCAGGACTCCCCGGAGCTGGAATCAGAGCGGATGGCTCCACACTCAGAGCTCTCGCTCGTCTCTCAGAGGTCTCACAGCAGCCAGATGGACGAGGAGCGTGAGTACGTCCCTCTGGAGGTCCGGTGCAGGGCTGTGGAGGCGTGTCTGAGGTGTGCTCTCTGTGCAGGAGCGAGGCTGATGTCTGCGCTGGAGCTGAACGACGAGCTGGAGGACGTGGAGACGGCCATACGCAGGTATTCAGAGGAGCTCATCCAGCAGCTGGCCATCAGAGATGAGCTGGAGTTTGAGAAGGAGGTGAAGAACAGCTTCATCTCAGTACTCACAGACGTACAAAACCGGCAGAAGCTCCACCGAGAGAtgctgaggaagaagaggaaagtGAAGAACGCGTCTGGATCAGAGAGACTGCCCTCTTCT CGCTTCAGCATGGAGGGAATCTCGTCTGCCATTCAGAATGGCTTTCGCCacacttttggcagtgtgggcggGGAGAAACAG TACGTAACAACAGTCATCCCTTACGAGAGAAAAGACGGACCGCCGTCACTCCAAGACCTTCAGATCTTTACCAAAA TTTTAGAAGCCATGAGAGATGAGAGCGATAAAGTCCCAAGCCTCCTCACAGACTACATCCTCAAAG TGCTCTGCCCCACGTAG
- the LOC109076110 gene encoding fasciculation and elongation protein zeta-2-like isoform X3, which translates to MAEPSARGDDGDWQDFNEFKSGTGRNIHMERVRVNAEEMSLLLDGVSFPEHAFETSPYTEDMITHFEEKLQLCFQNLNPKPDAINPVTPINEDTTLRCDEIWKALTDNYGSVMPVDWSQSKARSLHLSALSIEDRPRMESVNLDLSDDEDLREQMDTHSIIVSCISEEPLLTAEQVIEELEELMQDSPELESERMAPHSELSLVSQRSHSSQMDEERARLMSALELNDELEDVETAIRRYSEELIQQLAIRDELEFEKEVKNSFISVLTDVQNRQKLHREMLRKKRKVKNASGSERLPSSYVTTVIPYERKDGPPSLQDLQIFTKILEAMRDESDKVPSLLTDYILKVLCPT; encoded by the exons ATGGCGGAGCCTTCGGCTCGAGGAGATGATGGCGATTGGCAGGATTTTAACGAATTCAAGAGTGGAACGGGACGGAATATTCACATGGAGCGGGTTCGTGTGAACGCTGAAGAGATGTCGCTGCTGCTGGATGGGGTTTCTTTCCCAGAGCACGCGTTTGAGACCAGCCCTTACACGGAGGACATGATCACACACTTCGAGGAGAAGTTACAGTTATGCTTCCAAAACCTAAACCCTAAACCAGACGCGATAAATCCAGTGACGCCGATAAATGAGGATACGACCCTGAGATGCGATGA GATCTGGAAGGCTCTCACAGATAACTACGGCAGTGTCATGCCTGTGGACTGGAGTCAGTCTAAAGCTCGCTCGCTTCACCTCTCAGCGCTGAGCATTGAGGACAGACCG CGGATGGAGAGTGTGAACCTGGACCTGTCTGATGATGAGGACCTGAGGGAGCAGATGGACACGCACTCCATCATCGTGTCCTGCATCAGCGAGGAACCGCTGCTCACTGCTGAACAG GTGATTGAGGAGCTCGAGGAGCTCATGCAGGACTCCCCGGAGCTGGAATCAGAGCGGATGGCTCCACACTCAGAGCTCTCGCTCGTCTCTCAGAGGTCTCACAGCAGCCAGATGGACGAGGAGC GAGCGAGGCTGATGTCTGCGCTGGAGCTGAACGACGAGCTGGAGGACGTGGAGACGGCCATACGCAGGTATTCAGAGGAGCTCATCCAGCAGCTGGCCATCAGAGATGAGCTGGAGTTTGAGAAGGAGGTGAAGAACAGCTTCATCTCAGTACTCACAGACGTACAAAACCGGCAGAAGCTCCACCGAGAGAtgctgaggaagaagaggaaagtGAAGAACGCGTCTGGATCAGAGAGACTGCCCTCTTCT TACGTAACAACAGTCATCCCTTACGAGAGAAAAGACGGACCGCCGTCACTCCAAGACCTTCAGATCTTTACCAAAA TTTTAGAAGCCATGAGAGATGAGAGCGATAAAGTCCCAAGCCTCCTCACAGACTACATCCTCAAAG TGCTCTGCCCCACGTAG
- the LOC109076110 gene encoding fasciculation and elongation protein zeta-2-like isoform X2, with protein sequence MAEPSARGDDGDWQDFNEFKSGTGRNIHMERVRVNAEEMSLLLDGVSFPEHAFETSPYTEDMITHFEEKLQLCFQNLNPKPDAINPVTPINEDTTLRCDEIWKALTDNYGSVMPVDWSQSKARSLHLSALSIEDRPRMESVNLDLSDDEDLREQMDTHSIIVSCISEEPLLTAEQVIEELEELMQDSPELESERMAPHSELSLVSQRSHSSQMDEERARLMSALELNDELEDVETAIRRYSEELIQQLAIRDELEFEKEVKNSFISVLTDVQNRQKLHREMLRKKRKVKNASGSERLPSSRFSMEGISSAIQNGFRHTFGSVGGEKQYVTTVIPYERKDGPPSLQDLQIFTKILEAMRDESDKVPSLLTDYILKVLCPT encoded by the exons ATGGCGGAGCCTTCGGCTCGAGGAGATGATGGCGATTGGCAGGATTTTAACGAATTCAAGAGTGGAACGGGACGGAATATTCACATGGAGCGGGTTCGTGTGAACGCTGAAGAGATGTCGCTGCTGCTGGATGGGGTTTCTTTCCCAGAGCACGCGTTTGAGACCAGCCCTTACACGGAGGACATGATCACACACTTCGAGGAGAAGTTACAGTTATGCTTCCAAAACCTAAACCCTAAACCAGACGCGATAAATCCAGTGACGCCGATAAATGAGGATACGACCCTGAGATGCGATGA GATCTGGAAGGCTCTCACAGATAACTACGGCAGTGTCATGCCTGTGGACTGGAGTCAGTCTAAAGCTCGCTCGCTTCACCTCTCAGCGCTGAGCATTGAGGACAGACCG CGGATGGAGAGTGTGAACCTGGACCTGTCTGATGATGAGGACCTGAGGGAGCAGATGGACACGCACTCCATCATCGTGTCCTGCATCAGCGAGGAACCGCTGCTCACTGCTGAACAG GTGATTGAGGAGCTCGAGGAGCTCATGCAGGACTCCCCGGAGCTGGAATCAGAGCGGATGGCTCCACACTCAGAGCTCTCGCTCGTCTCTCAGAGGTCTCACAGCAGCCAGATGGACGAGGAGC GAGCGAGGCTGATGTCTGCGCTGGAGCTGAACGACGAGCTGGAGGACGTGGAGACGGCCATACGCAGGTATTCAGAGGAGCTCATCCAGCAGCTGGCCATCAGAGATGAGCTGGAGTTTGAGAAGGAGGTGAAGAACAGCTTCATCTCAGTACTCACAGACGTACAAAACCGGCAGAAGCTCCACCGAGAGAtgctgaggaagaagaggaaagtGAAGAACGCGTCTGGATCAGAGAGACTGCCCTCTTCT CGCTTCAGCATGGAGGGAATCTCGTCTGCCATTCAGAATGGCTTTCGCCacacttttggcagtgtgggcggGGAGAAACAG TACGTAACAACAGTCATCCCTTACGAGAGAAAAGACGGACCGCCGTCACTCCAAGACCTTCAGATCTTTACCAAAA TTTTAGAAGCCATGAGAGATGAGAGCGATAAAGTCCCAAGCCTCCTCACAGACTACATCCTCAAAG TGCTCTGCCCCACGTAG
- the LOC109077117 gene encoding protein cornichon homolog 4, translated as MEAAVFISSLVDCCALIFLSVYLIITLSDLECDYINARACCSKLNKWVIPEMIAQALATVLMLVSMHWFVFLLNLPVASWNVYRYVKVPMGNMGVYDPTEIHNRGQLKSHMKEAMIKLGFHLLCFFIYLYSMILALIND; from the exons ATGGAGGCAGCCGTGTTCATTTCATCCCTCGTCGACTGCTGTGCTTTAATCTTCCTCTCCGTGTATTTG ATCATCACTCTGTCTGATCTGGAGTGTGACTACATCAACGCTCGAGCCTGCTGCTCCAAGTTAAACAAA TGGGTCATTCCTGAGATGATCGCTCAGGCTCTGGCCACGGTCCTGATGCTGGTCTCCATGCACTGGTTTGTGTTCCTGCTCAACCTCCCCGTGGCCTCCTGGAACGTTTACAG ATACGTCAAGGTTCCCATGGGGAACATGGGAGTGTACGATCCCACAGAGATCCACAACAGAGGCCAGCTCAAGTCCCACATGAAGGAAGCCATGATCAAACTGGGCTTCCACCTCCTCTGCTTCTTCATCTACCTGTACAG CATGATCCTGGCTCTCATCAACGACTGA